The Tenacibaculum jejuense genome includes a window with the following:
- a CDS encoding acyl-ACP desaturase: MSINNIRKEVMKTLESKIHGFVDDFLIPIEKIWQPTDFLPDSQSENFIEEVKEIREISKELDDDFWAVLVGDTITEEALPTYESWLMDLDGVTQDPDNGWAKWVRAWTAEENRHGDVLNKYLYLSGRVNMREVEISTQHLIADGFDIGTSTDPYKNFVYTSFQELATYISHNNVAKIARKKGHKLLSRMSKIIAGDEMRHHKAYSGFVKEIFKIDPSEMMLAFEKMMRHKIVMPAMHLRESFNEKGTLFDDFSTVAQRIGVYTGFDYVDILRKLNTAWEIDKITGLTAEAEKARDYLMKLPDRMYRVTERIVIPETDFKFKWMIPA; encoded by the coding sequence ATGTCGATAAACAATATAAGAAAAGAAGTAATGAAAACCTTGGAGAGTAAAATCCATGGTTTTGTAGACGATTTTTTAATTCCAATAGAGAAAATTTGGCAACCTACAGATTTTTTACCAGATTCTCAAAGTGAAAACTTTATAGAAGAGGTTAAGGAAATTAGAGAAATCTCTAAAGAATTGGATGACGATTTTTGGGCAGTTTTGGTAGGAGATACAATTACTGAAGAAGCTCTACCAACTTATGAATCTTGGCTAATGGATTTGGATGGAGTAACTCAAGATCCAGATAACGGTTGGGCTAAATGGGTAAGAGCTTGGACTGCAGAAGAAAATCGCCATGGAGATGTATTAAATAAATATTTATACCTTTCTGGAAGAGTAAACATGAGAGAAGTAGAAATTTCTACGCAGCATTTAATTGCAGATGGTTTCGATATTGGTACATCCACAGATCCTTATAAAAACTTTGTTTACACGAGTTTTCAAGAATTAGCAACCTATATATCGCATAATAATGTAGCTAAAATAGCTCGTAAAAAAGGGCATAAGTTATTATCGAGAATGTCAAAAATTATTGCAGGTGATGAAATGAGACATCACAAAGCGTATTCTGGTTTTGTAAAAGAAATTTTCAAGATCGATCCTAGTGAAATGATGCTAGCTTTTGAAAAAATGATGAGACATAAAATTGTGATGCCAGCAATGCACTTACGCGAATCTTTTAATGAAAAAGGAACTCTTTTTGATGATTTTTCAACTGTAGCACAACGTATAGGAGTTTACACAGGTTTTGATTATGTAGATATTCTTAGAAAGTTAAATACAGCTTGGGAAATCGATAAAATTACAGGATTAACTGCGGAAGCTGAAAAAGCAAGAGACTATCTAATGAAATTACCAGATAGAATGTACCGTGTTACAGAAAGAATTGTAATTCCGGAAACAGATTTTAAATTTAAATGGATGATACCAGCATAA
- a CDS encoding DUF4377 domain-containing protein: MKKLILLLTFIGILISCEEENQSEIVDIHVNHYKNTAVGLSPQFTLLIQEGAILNTDTWHNFYSSIEGFTYEPGYIYALSVKKETIQNPLQDTNSFKYSLQKILSKEKVSEDVSFDLTLKLEGDNFVNTSSSDFLILDAITIDCENLCQELENKLQTENNVFGTFKHIDENNLQLISLN; encoded by the coding sequence ATGAAAAAACTAATTCTCTTATTAACTTTTATTGGAATATTGATTTCTTGTGAAGAAGAAAATCAAAGTGAAATTGTTGATATTCACGTAAATCATTACAAAAATACCGCTGTAGGTTTATCTCCTCAGTTTACACTTTTAATTCAAGAAGGAGCTATTTTAAATACTGATACTTGGCATAACTTCTATTCCTCTATTGAAGGATTCACTTATGAACCAGGTTATATTTATGCATTGTCTGTAAAAAAAGAAACAATTCAAAATCCTCTTCAAGACACTAATTCTTTTAAATATTCATTACAAAAAATACTTTCTAAAGAGAAAGTAAGTGAAGATGTTTCTTTTGACTTAACATTAAAACTTGAGGGAGATAATTTTGTAAATACTTCTTCTTCTGACTTTTTAATTTTAGATGCAATTACAATTGACTGTGAAAATTTATGTCAGGAATTAGAAAACAAACTACAAACTGAAAATAATGTATTTGGAACTTTTAAACATATCGATGAAAATAATTTACAATTGATTAGTTTAAATTAA
- a CDS encoding amidohydrolase, which translates to MNTLSVAALQSDLVWENPTKNLENFTKKINHISDTVDLIILPEMFTTGFSMNASNLAEKMDGISVQWMQKTAVAKNAAILGSIIIEENDAYFNRLLFVFPSGEIKHYDKKHTFTLAKEHETYTSGTQKLIVEYKGWKICPLICYDLRFPIWARNVEDYDLLLYTASWPKKRISAWDALLKARAIENMSFTIGVNRIGLDGNDYEYVGHSAVYDCLGNCLSEENNELESTITLKLQKNEQETIREKLGFLKDRDKFSLL; encoded by the coding sequence ATGAATACACTTTCTGTTGCTGCATTACAATCTGATTTAGTTTGGGAAAACCCGACTAAGAATTTAGAAAACTTCACAAAGAAAATAAATCATATTTCTGATACTGTAGATCTTATCATATTACCTGAAATGTTTACCACTGGTTTTTCTATGAATGCTAGTAATTTGGCTGAGAAAATGGATGGTATTTCTGTACAATGGATGCAAAAAACAGCAGTAGCAAAAAATGCTGCTATACTTGGAAGTATTATTATTGAAGAAAATGATGCGTATTTTAATCGTTTGTTGTTTGTTTTTCCGTCAGGTGAAATCAAACATTACGATAAAAAACATACGTTTACTTTAGCTAAAGAACACGAAACGTATACTTCGGGAACTCAAAAGCTAATTGTGGAATATAAAGGATGGAAAATTTGTCCGCTTATTTGTTACGATTTACGTTTTCCCATTTGGGCCAGAAACGTAGAAGATTATGATTTACTTTTATATACTGCAAGTTGGCCTAAAAAACGAATTAGCGCTTGGGATGCTTTATTAAAAGCTAGAGCGATTGAAAATATGAGTTTCACCATTGGTGTAAACAGAATTGGCTTAGATGGTAATGATTATGAATATGTTGGTCATTCTGCTGTATACGATTGCTTAGGAAATTGTTTGTCTGAAGAAAATAATGAGTTAGAAAGTACAATTACACTGAAACTTCAGAAAAATGAACAAGAAACTATTCGAGAAAAGCTCGGATTTTTAAAAGATCGAGATAAATTTAGTTTGCTATAA
- a CDS encoding acyloxyacyl hydrolase: MKKSIFLFFLFNLTITTLFSQERKIYLGLNYGRATQNSFPLNDPDYDYDNQYLKVQINYPLTLKENFNFELLIEPSVYFANHQLLNEQFVLPTTENFLELREKFTKRRAFEEYALNIGILIRYNIFSKFSSYLLGSVGPMISNEDTERLKRGFAFSDILGLGFSWKQKRILFDFRLTLRHNSNLNFASPNKGHNSFGIESGISFQL; this comes from the coding sequence ATGAAAAAATCAATTTTCTTATTTTTTTTATTCAATTTAACGATAACAACACTTTTTTCTCAAGAACGCAAAATTTACTTAGGTTTAAATTACGGAAGAGCAACACAGAATAGCTTTCCGTTAAATGATCCTGATTACGATTATGACAATCAGTATTTAAAAGTTCAAATCAATTATCCGCTAACACTAAAGGAGAACTTTAATTTTGAACTTTTAATAGAGCCAAGTGTATACTTTGCCAATCATCAATTATTAAACGAGCAATTTGTTTTACCAACCACAGAAAACTTTTTAGAGTTACGAGAAAAATTCACCAAAAGAAGAGCTTTTGAAGAATACGCTTTAAACATTGGAATTTTAATTCGTTACAATATATTTTCAAAATTCAGTTCTTATTTACTTGGTAGTGTTGGTCCTATGATTTCTAATGAAGACACAGAACGTTTAAAAAGAGGATTTGCCTTTTCTGATATCTTGGGTTTAGGGTTTTCTTGGAAACAAAAAAGAATCTTGTTTGATTTTCGATTGACTTTGCGACACAATTCTAATTTAAATTTTGCTTCTCCTAATAAAGGACATAACAGTTTTGGTATTGAATCTGGAATTTCTTTTCAACTTTAA
- a CDS encoding rhomboid family intramembrane serine protease produces the protein MEKVQLFTLLLIGVTAFITNKGLKEFTFQDKFLFHVDKVFINKEYIRLISSGFLHVDWKHFAFNMITLYLFGSNLEDSIGAFLFFLIYLISLIGGNLFALYIHKNHSDYTAVGASGAVSGIVFAAIGLSPSMEVGFIILPFKFPAWLYAIGYVLYSIYGITSKRDNIGHEAHLGGAIIGLLTAIAIEPEVINTNFLTIALALIPTSIFLFLLIIKPHILLLNDPFKDAPKNITIDDKFNEIKVAKQEEIDSILDKINQKGYKNLTQREKERLDELSK, from the coding sequence ATGGAAAAGGTACAACTGTTCACTTTACTTCTTATCGGTGTAACAGCTTTTATTACTAACAAAGGTTTAAAGGAATTTACTTTCCAAGACAAATTCTTATTTCATGTTGATAAAGTATTCATCAACAAAGAATATATCCGACTAATTTCATCTGGTTTTCTTCATGTAGATTGGAAACACTTTGCCTTTAATATGATTACCTTATATCTTTTCGGATCTAATTTAGAGGACTCTATTGGTGCATTTCTTTTCTTCCTTATTTATCTCATCAGTTTAATCGGTGGAAATCTGTTTGCTTTATACATTCATAAAAATCATTCCGATTATACAGCTGTTGGTGCTTCTGGAGCTGTTAGTGGAATCGTTTTTGCTGCTATTGGATTGTCTCCTAGTATGGAAGTCGGTTTTATCATTCTTCCCTTTAAATTTCCTGCTTGGTTATATGCTATAGGATACGTTTTATACTCTATTTACGGGATTACAAGTAAAAGAGATAATATTGGGCACGAAGCTCATTTAGGTGGTGCAATAATAGGTTTATTAACCGCTATTGCTATTGAACCAGAAGTTATTAATACTAATTTTTTAACTATTGCACTAGCATTAATTCCAACTTCTATATTCTTGTTTTTACTTATTATAAAACCCCATATTCTTTTATTGAATGATCCGTTTAAAGACGCACCTAAAAACATTACTATAGATGATAAATTCAATGAGATAAAAGTTGCAAAACAAGAAGAAATTGATTCTATTCTAGATAAAATAAATCAGAAAGGTTATAAAAATCTTACACAAAGAGAAAAAGAAAGATTAGATGAGCTTTCGAAATAA